The following proteins are encoded in a genomic region of Xanthomonas cassavae CFBP 4642:
- a CDS encoding IS5 family transposase produces MISLFAGEERDAKRQQLSDPLAVLSRHIDFGGIARAVDARLSLGPKAKGGRPAWPTEVMIRVLLLQQLYNLSDDALEYQLLDRRSFVRFVGLEKSGKVPDAKTIWVWRERLKNNDVIGDIDAAISGQLARAGYIARGGQIIDASIVSAPIQRNTREENARIKQNDIPEDWSDAKRAQKDVDARWTSKHGSSYYGYKLHANVDRRWGFIRVHEVSSANVHDSRYFERLLDAGNTARILRADSAYADRDREARLKQEGYRVDIQHKGTRGNALSSAQQRRNQRIAKDRVFVEHAFARLTQQGGKCLRTLGLARAKVVIGLKVAGHNLLRLAXXSQ; encoded by the coding sequence ATGATCAGTTTGTTCGCCGGTGAAGAACGTGATGCTAAACGTCAGCAATTGAGTGATCCGCTGGCCGTGTTGTCGCGTCACATCGACTTTGGCGGTATTGCCCGTGCGGTGGATGCGAGGCTGTCGCTCGGGCCGAAGGCCAAGGGTGGCCGGCCAGCGTGGCCGACTGAGGTGATGATCAGGGTGTTGCTGTTGCAGCAGTTGTACAACCTTTCCGACGATGCGTTGGAGTATCAGTTGCTGGATCGGCGTAGCTTCGTTCGGTTCGTCGGTCTGGAGAAGAGCGGCAAGGTGCCGGATGCGAAGACGATCTGGGTATGGCGCGAGCGGCTGAAGAACAATGACGTGATCGGAGATATCGATGCGGCGATCAGCGGACAACTGGCGCGCGCCGGTTACATTGCCCGTGGCGGGCAGATCATTGATGCCAGCATCGTCAGTGCGCCGATCCAGCGCAACACGCGCGAGGAAAACGCGCGCATCAAGCAGAACGACATCCCGGAGGATTGGAGCGATGCCAAGCGCGCGCAGAAGGACGTGGATGCGCGCTGGACGAGCAAGCACGGCAGCTCCTATTACGGTTACAAGTTGCACGCCAATGTCGATCGTCGCTGGGGATTCATTCGCGTGCACGAGGTCAGCAGCGCGAACGTGCATGACAGCCGGTACTTCGAGCGGTTGCTGGATGCGGGTAATACCGCACGCATACTTCGTGCCGATAGCGCTTATGCCGACCGGGACCGTGAAGCCCGCTTGAAGCAAGAGGGATATCGTGTGGACATCCAGCACAAAGGTACACGCGGCAACGCATTGAGCTCGGCCCAGCAGCGGCGCAATCAGCGCATCGCGAAAGATCGGGTGTTTGTCGAGCACGCATTCGCGCGACTGACGCAACAAGGTGGCAAGTGTCTACGCACGCTCGGCTTGGCACGTGCGAAGGTGGTCATCGGATTGAAGGTTGCCGGCCATAACCTGCTGCGTCTGGCACNNNGAAGCCAATGA